Proteins encoded by one window of Brassica oleracea var. oleracea cultivar TO1000 unplaced genomic scaffold, BOL UnpScaffold01380, whole genome shotgun sequence:
- the LOC106321280 gene encoding uncharacterized protein LOC106321280 gives MKMHSCPHATSSTGVKRKVTPRCVAAIVHKDYLGLYETPTAKTLVGLVERKLGVEVSYTTCLRRKNQAVADLRGDPEKGYKILPSYLYMSEKVNPDTKTSLLLDEHNQFKYLFVTLGASIKGFEYMRRVITVDATFLKTVEGGCLVIATAQDPNLHHYPIAFAVVDGEKKESWNWFFTTLKTVIPDSTELVFVSDRNASLVKAVAEVYLMSKHGYCIWHLSHNVKVHVRQGRDEVAQQFRKIACLYSEAEFENHYEDYRERYPSCARYLDKSVDVKNWAKCHFPGARYNIDTSNCA, from the coding sequence ATGAAGATGCATTCATGCCCTCACGCAACTTCAAGTACTGGAGTCAAAAGGAAAGTTACACCAAGATGTGTTGCAGCTATAGTGCATAAGGATTATCTGGGACTATATGAGACACCTACTGCGAAAACCCTGGTCGGTCTGGTGGAAAGAAAATTGGGTGTGGAAGTGTCGTATACGACTTGtttgagaagaaaaaatcaAGCTGTTGCGGATTTGCGTGGTGATCCCGAGAAAGGATACAAAATATTGCCTTCTTATTTGTATATGTCAGAGAAGGTGAACCCGGATACAAAAACAAGTTTGTTACTGGATGAACACAACCAGTTCAAATACCTATTTGTTACGTTGGGAGCCTCCATTAAAGGGTTTGAATACATGAGGAGAGTCATCACTGTGGATGCAACTTTCCTGAAGACTGTTGAAGGTGGTTGTTTAGTTATTGCCACGGCTCAGGATCCAAACCTTCACCATTATCCAATAGCATTTGCTGTCGTTGATGGGGAGAAAAAAGAAAGCTGGAATTGGTTTTTCACGACGCTGAAAACTGTTATACCGGATTCGACGGAATTGGTGTTTGTTTCAGACAGAAATGCAAGTTTGGTAAAAGCTGTTGCTGAAGTGTATCTGATGTCTAAACATGGGTATTGTATCTGGCATCTATCGCACAATGTGAAAGTTCATGTCAGACAGGGCAGGGACGAGGTAGCACAACAATTCAGAAAAATTGCATGTCTTTATTCAGAGGCTGAGTTTGAAAATCATTATGAAGATTATAGGGAGAGGTATCCATCGTGTGCTAGGTATCTTGATAAAAGTGTCGATGTCAAAAATTGGGCGAAGTGTCATTTCCCCGGTGCAAGGTACAACATAGACACCTCTAATTGTGCGTAG